The Anomaloglossus baeobatrachus isolate aAnoBae1 chromosome 4, aAnoBae1.hap1, whole genome shotgun sequence genome contains the following window.
tagcttccgtggcagtgcaagagtgttcctgaggtaatgtccacagtactgtccacagatcactgctgtgagctgcgtacatgtacttagacatttttttttctttttttgcaggtgcagtgttgcggtacatttctgggcatcctgttgctgggtccttttagcttccgtggcagtgcaagagtgttcctgaggtaatgtccacagtactgtccacagatcactgctgtgagctgcgtacatgtacttagacatttttttttctttttttgcaggtgcagtgttgcggtacatttctgggcatcctgttgctgggtccttttatcttccgtggcagtgcaagagtgttcctgaggtaatgtccacagtactgtccacagatcactgctgtgagctgcgtacatgtacttagacatttttttttctttttttgcaggtgcagtgttgcggtacatttctgggcatcctgttgctgggtccttttagcttccgtggcagtgcaagagtgttcctgaggttgaGGTCCTGTTGTGCGTGGCCTGTAATCAAAaaaatgtcgtcttctggtagcccgcccttcggttcacaaactgaggtatttttttttttttggtttttttttaaaaaatacaaaaaaaaacatttttttaaatcaacgacatttacacaggtggccgaaacatcacaggagatgctgccagaagaggacggaaggggtggagaaagacACGGAGCGGGCgatcatagtgtaagtttcatacaggaattgtttaccacagcacaccaaacatataagtaaataatttttttttgttttcttcactaaaggcttcaacttctagggctcatgatagagctcccccaagaccgtcccagggtcgtcgtcgaggtggcggtggtcatagtgtaaggttttttttttttttttttttttttttttttttcatgtcagtgtgaatttttgtctatttttttttttaatttcttttttctttctttgaacaggcatcccagcgtgctcccgattctgacggtgaggaggccggatttatcaacatcgacctcctcatcgatgaagttagagagagggagccgctgtggaacatggctgaccgccgccacgctgattcgatcgtaacccgtcgactctgggacgaggtatgccacgcagcggtagaaggttggggggagctcaattctcgtggccagaagaaacagcgtaagtattcacagttcagtaggttatgctgcctgatgtaatgtgttgtataataaccactttctgctttccactttcaggtgacaaacttcagaagcggtggcggtctatcagggatcgcttcaaaaaggagttaaatcaagagatgcaggccccgagtggatccggaggacgcagatcgaagtaccgttactttagagcgttgtcgttcctccggacaactatggtgtgcagaaggtaaatattccacacaatatgtacaaagtataatattttatgtctgtttttttttgctttttttttttagtcagggccaatgtatagcaattaaattaattattgttttgtttttcctctttttaacagcaccgtctgcagcactcaggagcctgcatcgaacccgacaggagcgatccctgaacagtccgccactggtgaacacacgcacagaccccacccatctgaaccttcccttccatctacatctgtcccatccacctgcgctggagcttcccgtgagacttcattacctgaagctgctggtgatgagatagcttttcccctaccccacccctctgacactgctgccctcagtagaacacctttgggttctgggcgtcagcgtcataggggtcaggaaaagagctatgcgccagagttcttgcatctaaatgcagccttccagaacgccattcaattattatcagaacaaaatcgtgcatcttttagcttcctaaatgcaaatatggaaaaaaatacacacgaattgtgcacgcgtctggacaggctgcatttagatgcaagtaaatctcccaatcattgtttttttcaagccgtactagagcgcatggaaaagctatctcttgaccatcagatgcatgtaatgcaagccacacggaaGGCTCTGGggcaggttgactcccaaccacctccacccacccctacaagaccacctgccccccctccagccattgtccctactccccctgctgcccattaccagcctgctgcccagtaccagcctgcagcccagtaccagcctgctgcccagtaccagcctgctgcccagtaccagcctgctgcccagtaccagcctgcggcccagtaccagcctgcggcccagtaccagcctgcgggccagtaccagctcccaaccacatctgcccctacacttcctacccactaccacatctcgccttccacaaccatcatgaccccaactcaaaccactaattcacccgccacctcttctgtctcccaatccctccactccacccctcaatccttaccaaatcccatcccatctcctggtttccctcttggtttctctacCACACCTTcatcttctgttacttccccaccaccaccaccaacaccactttccaccctcaatactccaactgtgcgtgtgttcccacctgtcagcccctccagtactatctccaccccaagcccaagatttacaaatttataatttatttatctatgtaataaaaaataaacgtttttggttgaaaagtatttatttgttcttgttttttttggtgtgaatattatttagcaagttaagttaataataaggtaatacaaaaacataacatgttgtaatttgacggggtaaaaattacaaatttttaaagcgagtgaaagattaaaattaacaaggttaacaagatattatttaatttatttataattatttttatttgttataaaactgaagaaaaatcttacaccatttgatcttgccaatctactctaccttctggggacacaaaatagttagCATAtatgtcacggattgttgaacaggcaacactactcctaaatccaggactggtgtagtctgacaaagaggtggattccaaactctggtcatccaacgacaaaggttcctttgttaaaacaaaattgtgcagtaccacacatgctttcactatttcatcaacagtttcaatgtttaaattaatggctgttaacaagactcgccatttgctggttagtatcccaaaggagcattccaccattcttctggctctggataatctgtaattatatattttttgtgtttgcgtcaatccacggcttgcatatggcttcaatagatgttgggatagttgaaaggcttcgtcggccacaaaaacaaagggcattgggggctcacatgtgccaggaagaggtcttgcaggagggaaatcaaaagtattcccatagattcgccgccccattggggacattttaaagacctgagagtcattggatctcccatatgcgccaatgtccactgagatgaatttgtattccgcatccgttattgccattaggacaattgaaaaatactttttataattgtagtattctgaccccgaagcagcaggtttcacaattctgatatgtttgccgtccactgagccaaggcaatttggaaactgacaaatgttatagtattgttcagcaattgcaagccatctttccctggtgggctgggggatgaaatcctcatggaggcaatcccacaaggcttggcaagtgtctctaatgattcccgagatggtggaaattcctagtcgaaactggtagtggagggatgaaagcgactctccagttgcaaggaatctgtaaaggaaagacaataattataaaaaaataatagcaaacacattacagttaaaagtcaatttacaggaggatacaatttcaaaaaaaaaaaacttacctaagcgtaaccagcaaacgctcctcgggtgttatagagaaccggctgtaggtgtccgttttacggatgttgtccgcaacaaggccaaggaggacgtcaaaattattcactgccatccggacatagcttgtgaatttttcatggtttccacggagctccaggtatagggttgaaaacaccccacgtgtcagtctctgggcagtcaggggatggatccaaaagcgtcgatgtcgctgacgcctcagtcgctgtcgctccttttctctgacgatgatagccaagcgatttgcctcaaatataaaatctgcagcgatctttgtgtaatttgcaagaatagcatccatggtttctgcttgtctctgtcttcattctgtcatatatgcttcaaaatactgtatatatactatatgttcccaatagccaatcagaatacggaactcgttaattgtttgtttagtgtttaaaaaacggatccgtcaaaaaacggacataacggatgcaaaacggatgcaaaccggacccaccggatccgttttttaacggatccgtcttaaacggatccgcaaaaaaacggatccggtgggtccggttggctccggtttgcacaacaaaaacggaaacgttggatacggcaaaaaaaaggactgtgcctgaatacagaaaactgatgtgtgaaagtagccttagtaataAGCCAAACATCACCACTCAACACTATACAGCTCAAAACCCTGTATGTGATCAGAGGACAAAGGATGTCTTCTTCATCCTTTCTAAAACTTCAGGAATTAAACAAAAAACTTTCCACAGAGACTCATTACATTTTGTAAATAGGGATTAAGGAGGATTGTTGTACATTATAAATAATGAGAGAATGCAGATTTTCTGTATTTATATGCACTATATCTTTTTGTGAAGATATACAGTGTAAATCCGGAGCTCATGCATTGTGCCTTGTTTTTTAGGCTTGTGCAGGACAGGCAAATACTCCCTCATCAAACAGTCTAAATTATTATCCAGCAGGTCAGAGAAAAGACATGAAAATAAGGTTTAATGGAGAACTCCAAGGTTCATTATTGCTATTGTGTGCAAAATGCTATTTTTTAGGGGAAATAGTGACACATAATAAAACCCTTGTCCCTGTCATGACAGCTCAAGAATATGCAATCGTTACCACCTATGTCACACCGCGTGTGTGCCTGCTACATGGGTGACAGCGGCTGACTTCTCTGATCAACACATAATTATCTCTGAATATAAATGCACACTGAAGTAAGCTGGACATGATGGATTGAAGACCCAGGGCTAAATCATTTTTAGTGCATCATGTAGCACCACCTGGGGGTAGGAGAGGGTTAAGGAGATGTAGTGAAGCTTAAAAACCCTGGAAAGCATGCTGTGATTAGGTGGCTGCGAGGTTATCATGTTTATCCTCTCTGTCGTCTTGTGGATAGAAGAGGTCACTTGGTTAATGGTGGGATGTCCCTGCTGAAAACGGTTCCACTGATCACTGCTATTTCTTCCTGACCTACCCATATATTTCTCTCACAGCATCCATGTCGTTTCTGTTTGCAGAAATCCCTCCCCCCCTACAATAATAAATAGGATATCAGGAAGATGGCAATACTCCTTCATGGAACACTGACTGTTTATTAGAGGCAAAAGACTTTAAGAGAAATGCTAACAATGTTCATTAATAGCCTGCACCCAGGTTTAATGAGGCATATCAATATGCGGACTGGGCAACATCAATGCTATAATGGTGGTGGTAAATGGGAGTAATTGTGTCCAATTGTACGGCACAGCTTCCAGGAATGAGCCCGAACTGCCAACTGACAATGACAGAGCAATTATGGGAAGCCAAGCGAGCTGTGTCAAATTAGCACTTGCTGAGAACTCATTTTTCAGAGATGTGCTTGCTCTACAACACCACAAGTGATAGCTACTTTATTGTGAATGATAGGAAGACCAGTACTTAGAGTGATGTTCTGATTTGTCAATAGCTGTATTTGAAAGCTTAGTGTCACAAATATATAGAGATATTCAGTGAGAGAGGCACACTGTTCATGATCCAGAGGATAAGAATGTTGCTGAGAAGGTCATCTGTCAGTGTGAGCTGTCAAAGAGAGATCACACTCTATGAAAAGGGAACATTCAGCCGACTTAAGTAATTACCTTTGACTGAGATCTGAAGATGTCTTCTTTTGTTGGCCTACATTGACTGCATAATTTATAATTTACTGCAATCAGTGAAGAGCCTGAAATTGTAACGAAGAAAATCCTTATTTTATTTCTTATAATTACATTTTACTATCTCAGCGTTTTACAATATAAAAAGTAGAATTCAAGTTATGTTTTTATTAAATTCAAACAGCTAAGTCTGTTGTATAATCAAGTATTAAATAAatgctgatttattttttttttaccttttacatTATTCTACTACACAATGCAATATTAAAAGATAATCTTACACATCAAAGTAACTGATTTATATTTTTGCCCTATGTAAATTTTTTTCAATGTAATATTGCCTGAACAAAtagaataaaatatataataaatgtaaaaaatacaaTTTCCTTGTAACTTCATTGAAATTGTTTTGCTTTTTCGTGCCTCAGAATCACTGAAATTAGCTTTTACCTTAAAGGCTCTGTGCACACAATGAGTTTTGACTCAGGTTTTGACTCTGCATATTTTTTTACTGAGGCAAAAAAGAAGCATGttcggcccagtgcccacgctgtgtagttttgatgcgtattttcagagatctgcagcaaaatctgcttgtccattgtgaagccagcaaagtctatgagaattcagaagtgctttgcccatgttgcttatttttcccttgagtATTTGGTGCAAATTTggaacagaaaaaaagaaatctgcgccaaatacgcaagggaaaatactcaacgtgggcacagcacttctgaattctcatagactttgctggcttcacaatggacatgtagattttgctgcagatttctgaaaatccacatcaaaatctgcatcaaaatccgcagcgtgggcacagggccttgcaGTCCCAGCAAATTggatgtcaattattcttgcgagTACAGAGTTTTGTTTGCAGATTTTTCTTGTAGACTTGCATTTGATGCATAAAATCCACAAGTAGGAAAAGCAaatgcgtttttagtgcttttccactGCGGAAACATAAAAAATCATGtaaatatatcaataaagtttgtcaaaaccaaataccaggagaataaaaaaacaatgcagcattgtttaaaacatgacatacccaacaagagacaaaaaaaaTCCAGCTTCAAAAAGGTGATAtaaacgcatgtaaaaaaaaaaacccacaagcaacataatttacataataggtgcagaaatattacaacatcaaaaactcaccaaaagctcagctcatcgtgggaatgtagcctaaaggccgctttacacgctagggtcacggaatttgtgacgcacatccggccgcattagtgatgttgttgcgtgtgtcacctatgagcgattttgaatcgttgcaaaaatgtgcaaaatcgctaatcggtgacatgcccccctatttccaattatcgttgttgctacaggtatgatgttgttcgttgttcctgcggcagcacacatcgctatgtgtgacaccgcaggaacgaggaacctcaccttacctgtggccgccggcaatgaggaaggaaggaggtgggcgagatgttcctcccgctcatctccgcccctccgcttctattgggtggccacttaatgatgtcgctgtgatgccgaatgaaccaccctgttagaaaggaggcagtttgctggtcacagtgacgtcgctaggcaggtaagtccgtgtgatgggtccgcgcgatattgtgcgccacgggcagtgatgcacaactgatgggggcgggtacgcacgctagtgatctcgctagcaagatcgcagagtGTAGAGCGGCctttaggcctcagttccacttgcgttttgcatagatgagtgcaatccaataaaacatcggattgcactcgcaccagtgcaaaactataggacagtgtccatctgtgattgatttctcatgctataGCGGCATGacaaatgaatcacagcatgctgtgtttggcagtgatTCTCAGCTcaaacacccccatacaagtctatgggagcgtgtgaaacattgtaCTGCAAtcgcatgtcatccgagtgcagtgcaatgtacaCAGACAGAccacggaggagagggagaaagtgttccatagctgtgatccaatcgcaagatCGGATTACACTCACATGTCCCTTGTCTCACGCTCGCAGCaaaagctatgtgcaagtggaaccaaggccttaggatgagcttttggtgagtttttgatgttgcagagtttctgcacctattatattgattaggttacttgcattcttttccattgcaattttttgcatttttatcacatttttgttGCTGTATTTTTTGTCTTTCATCTATGTCTTACTCTAGATaaaactgcctttttttttttaaaactcccTGGAAGTTTGATTTGCCATTTAATATACTTACATGCATTTTTTACGCGTTTCCGCATTATTAGCATTGCACACAGCCTTACTGTCGTATGAATTATAAGAATTTTAAGTGTGTTTCTGCAGTGGCAACACACTAAAAACACTTATGCTAagggcaagcacgcactttgcgtttttacctgtgttTCTGCAGCGCTTTTAGAAGCACCTTTTTGTTGCCAAATGGCTTGCGTTCTGcttttccatgttatcctatgtgtaatgtgtattttccaaccgcactttgcatttttaaacgctgcgtttaatttgcatattttgtggcaaaaaccatgcgttcaaagaatcagcatgtcaattgtttttgccattttgggtgcgctttactaacattgaagtcaatgagaaatggcaaaaccaagattccttcaaattcctgcgttttacctgctttttatgtgcagaaaacatgcgctttggacatcaaaataatgatttcatatgtccctttacacacac
Protein-coding sequences here:
- the LOC142301504 gene encoding uncharacterized protein LOC142301504; translated protein: MSSSGSPPFGSQTEVAETSQEMLPEEDGRGGERHGAGDHSASTSRAHDRAPPRPSQGRRRGGGGHSASQRAPDSDGEEAGFINIDLLIDEVREREPLWNMADRRHADSIVTRRLWDEVCHAAVEGWGELNSRGQKKQRDKLQKRWRSIRDRFKKELNQEMQAPSGSGGRRSKYRYFRALSFLRTTMVCRSTVCSTQEPASNPTGAIPEQSATGEHTHRPHPSEPSLPSTSVPSTCAGASRETSLPEAAGDEIAFPLPHPSDTAALSRTPLGSGRQRHRGQEKSYAPEFLHLNAAFQNAIQLLSEQNRASFSFLNANMEKNTHELCTRLDRLHLDASKSPNHCFFQAVLERMEKLSLDHQMHVMQATRKALGQVDSQPPPPTPTRPPAPPPAIVPTPPAAHYQPAAQYQPAAQYQPAAQYQPAAQYQPAAQYQPAAQYQPAAQYQPAGQYQLPTTSAPTLPTHYHISPSTTIMTPTQTTNSPATSSVSQSLHSTPQSLPNPIPSPGFPLGFSTTPSSSVTSPPPPPTPLSTLNTPTVRVFPPVSPSSTISTPSPRFTNL